In Kitasatospora sp. NBC_00240, the following are encoded in one genomic region:
- a CDS encoding histidine phosphatase family protein → MAVEIVYETHATTTDNEAGIATGWLPGRLSPMGRRQAVELGERRRDGGFAAVFVSDLRRAVETARLAFPDGRPPVHQDVRLRECHYGELDGGPAARVAARRARHLDEPFPGGGQSYRQVLIATADFLRDLAAGRDGARVLVIAHSANRWALDCLLAGARPEDLAVVPPAWRPGWYYTLTTDGPTAPGVR, encoded by the coding sequence ATGGCGGTGGAGATCGTCTACGAGACCCACGCGACCACCACCGACAACGAGGCGGGCATCGCCACCGGCTGGCTACCGGGCCGGCTCTCGCCGATGGGCCGCCGCCAGGCGGTGGAGCTGGGCGAGCGACGGCGCGACGGCGGCTTCGCGGCGGTGTTCGTCTCCGACCTGCGTCGGGCGGTCGAGACCGCCCGCCTCGCCTTTCCCGACGGCCGGCCGCCCGTCCACCAGGACGTCCGGCTGCGCGAGTGCCACTACGGCGAACTGGACGGCGGCCCGGCCGCCCGGGTCGCCGCGCGGCGGGCCCGGCACCTGGACGAGCCGTTCCCCGGCGGCGGGCAGAGCTACCGCCAAGTGCTCATCGCCACCGCCGACTTCCTGCGGGACCTGGCCGCCGGGAGGGACGGCGCCCGCGTCCTGGTGATCGCCCACTCGGCGAACCGGTGGGCCCTGGACTGCCTGCTCGCCGGGGCGCGGCCGGAGGATCTGGCGGTCGTTCCGCCCGCCTGGCGTCCTGGCTGGTACTACACGCTCACCACCGACGGGCCGACCGCGCCGGGCGTCCGGTGA